The Anaerotignum faecicola DNA window GCGGAGCCTCCGGATAAGGCTGCAAATATGCGTGAATCTCCGCTTTCGGCCCGTATAAGACACTGATCAATCTCTTCCGGCGATTGATACATGAAGCAGGGGCTTTTTCCCATATGTTCGATCAGCATGCGGCGTAAGTCCCGTATTTTGTACTGATGCTCTTTTCCAAGCTCCTCGTAACGAATTCCGCCGGAAAGCGTG harbors:
- a CDS encoding GNAT family N-acetyltransferase — encoded protein: MYQKAAEKWVEHKIVSHAVSLYAHDREGLEAFFTCGFGLRCVDAIRPMELLSFTAPLPLTLSGGIRYEELGKEHQYKIRDLRRMLIEHMGKSPCFMYQSPEEIDQCLIRAESGDSRIFAALSGGSA